A window from Streptomyces subrutilus encodes these proteins:
- the hypB gene encoding hydrogenase nickel incorporation protein HypB encodes MCRVVDLRQAVLAKNDEAAHALRAGLTARGTAVVNLLSSPGSGKTALLERELLLARERGVPVAALTADLATENDAVRLARSGVPVKQVLTDGLCHLEADMLGGHLDGWLPEDTRLLFVENVGNLVCPASYDLGESLRVVLASVTEGEDKPLKYPTAFGLAQLVVVTKTDIARAVEFDEAAFRANVQRVNPGVEVVLTSARGGQGVGALLDRALAVGAGGAAHAPVMARGGTPAGPGNGHHHGAGQVHDHGDGPHHHDHGHGDGEGGGRHDHGHDHEHPRTAAAPPHGAPPAVARSR; translated from the coding sequence ATGTGCCGAGTGGTCGATCTACGCCAGGCGGTGCTCGCCAAGAACGACGAGGCGGCGCACGCCCTGCGCGCCGGGCTCACCGCGCGCGGCACCGCGGTCGTCAACCTGCTGTCCAGCCCGGGCAGCGGCAAGACGGCCCTGCTGGAGCGCGAACTGCTGCTCGCCCGCGAACGGGGCGTCCCGGTCGCCGCGCTGACGGCCGATCTGGCCACCGAGAACGACGCGGTGCGGCTGGCCCGTTCGGGCGTCCCCGTCAAGCAGGTGCTCACCGACGGGCTCTGCCACCTGGAAGCGGACATGCTGGGCGGCCACCTGGACGGCTGGCTCCCCGAGGACACCCGGCTGCTGTTCGTCGAGAACGTCGGCAACCTGGTCTGCCCGGCCTCCTACGACCTCGGCGAGAGCCTGCGCGTCGTCCTCGCCTCCGTCACCGAGGGCGAGGACAAGCCGCTGAAGTACCCGACGGCCTTCGGGCTCGCCCAGCTGGTGGTGGTGACCAAGACCGACATCGCGCGGGCCGTCGAGTTCGACGAAGCGGCCTTCCGGGCCAACGTCCAGCGGGTCAACCCCGGTGTGGAGGTGGTCCTGACCTCGGCGCGCGGCGGCCAGGGCGTGGGCGCGCTGCTCGACCGGGCCCTCGCGGTCGGCGCGGGCGGCGCGGCGCACGCGCCGGTGATGGCGCGCGGCGGGACGCCGGCCGGCCCCGGCAACGGCCACCACCACGGAGCCGGCCAGGTCCACGACCACGGCGACGGGCCGCACCACCACGACCACGGTCACGGCGACGGGGAGGGGGGCGGGCGTCACGACCACGGCCACGACCACGAGCACCCCCGCACCGCCGCCGCGCCCCCGCACGGCGCCCCGCCCGCCGTGGCGCGGTCCCGCTGA
- a CDS encoding hydrogenase maturation protease produces MSRPTLVAGIGNVFLGDDGFGVEAVRALSARPLPDGVEVVDFGVRGVHLAYQLLDGYDTLVLVDATARGGAPGTLYLIEADGAGPVAPGGAVLDGHHMSPDAVLALLGTLCAGTGSTPPRRTLVIGCEPASTEEGIGLSGPVAAAVPEAVRMLLELLREPARGDGDDLPRRELRSTP; encoded by the coding sequence GTGAGCCGCCCCACCCTGGTCGCCGGCATCGGCAACGTCTTCCTCGGCGACGACGGCTTCGGCGTCGAGGCCGTGCGGGCCCTGTCCGCGCGGCCGCTGCCCGACGGGGTCGAGGTGGTGGACTTCGGGGTGCGCGGGGTCCACCTCGCCTACCAGCTCCTCGACGGCTACGACACCCTCGTGCTGGTCGACGCCACCGCCCGCGGCGGCGCGCCCGGCACCCTCTACCTCATCGAGGCCGACGGCGCGGGTCCGGTCGCACCGGGCGGCGCCGTCCTCGACGGCCACCACATGTCCCCCGACGCGGTCCTCGCCCTGCTCGGCACCCTGTGCGCGGGCACCGGCTCCACACCGCCGCGGCGGACCCTCGTCATCGGCTGCGAACCGGCGTCCACCGAGGAGGGCATCGGCCTCAGCGGCCCGGTGGCCGCCGCGGTGCCGGAGGCCGTACGCATGCTCCTGGAACTGCTTCGGGAACCGGCCCGCGGGGACGGCGACGACCTGCCCCGCCGCGAACTGAGGAGTACCCCATGA
- a CDS encoding DUF6084 family protein yields the protein MTEFEFTCTGVRADAYAAGPTLVFRLRIRTADPQARVHALALRCQIRIEPARRGYGPAEAEGLADLFGERSRWGTTLQPVQFAHVTAMVPSFTGETETDLVVPCTYDMDIAASRYFSALEEGEVPLLMLFSGTAFTGAGGFHVEPVPWDREASFRMPVPVWQQMVEQHFPGCGWLRLPRATMADLLAFRSRHALASWEATVRALLDTAAPLRPPQPDPLRLGAAPRVTERTAP from the coding sequence ATGACGGAGTTCGAGTTCACCTGCACCGGCGTGCGGGCCGACGCCTACGCCGCCGGCCCCACCCTCGTCTTCCGGCTCAGGATCCGCACGGCCGACCCGCAGGCCCGGGTGCACGCCCTCGCCCTGCGCTGCCAGATCCGCATCGAACCGGCCCGGCGCGGCTACGGCCCCGCCGAGGCCGAGGGCCTCGCCGACCTCTTCGGCGAACGCTCCCGCTGGGGAACCACCCTCCAGCCGGTGCAGTTCGCGCACGTCACCGCGATGGTGCCCAGCTTCACCGGGGAGACCGAGACCGACCTGGTCGTGCCCTGCACCTACGACATGGACATCGCGGCGAGCCGCTACTTCAGCGCACTGGAGGAGGGCGAGGTGCCGTTGCTGATGCTGTTCTCGGGCACCGCCTTCACCGGCGCCGGCGGCTTCCACGTCGAGCCCGTGCCCTGGGACCGCGAAGCGTCCTTCCGGATGCCCGTGCCGGTCTGGCAGCAGATGGTCGAGCAGCACTTCCCCGGCTGCGGCTGGCTGCGGCTGCCCCGCGCCACCATGGCCGACCTGCTCGCGTTCCGCTCGCGGCACGCGCTCGCCTCGTGGGAGGCGACCGTACGGGCCCTGCTCGACACCGCCGCCCCCCTCCGGCCCCCGCAGCCCGACCCGCTCCGGCTCGGCGCCGCGCCGCGCGTCACCGAGAGGACCGCGCCATGA
- the hypF gene encoding carbamoyltransferase HypF gives MEAVRRRRVTVTGVVQGVGFRPYVYTRATGLGLAGHVTNTPDGVVAEVEGAAAAVSAFCERLAADAPPLAVVDAVEHCEVPVAGGAGFTIVASLTGGPARTLVSPDVATCADCLAELADPADRRHRHPFITCTHCGPRFTIVTGLPYDRAHTTMARFPMCPDCAREYADPADRRFHAQPVACPDCGPRLRLLAGHPPRAVSAADPVAEARRLLAAGAILAVKGLGGYHLACDATHAGAVAELRRRKARGDKPFALMARSPGDVEHLVRIGPEERALLTGAVRPVVLLRRRPAAADALPAAVAPGSPDLGVMLPYTPVHHLLLGLPGDPPGPRLLVMTSGNLSGEPIVTEDDEALERLAGLADAWLAHDRPIHVPCDDSVVRICDGEPLLVRRSRGYAPLPVDLPLSVPAILAVGGDLKNTFCLGEGRRAWPSAHIGDMADLATQHAFERAELQLESLTGVTPALLAADRHPGYRSGRWARRAAGARPLVGVQHHHAHIASAMAEHGLDGTARVIGVAFDGTGYGDDGAVWGGEFLLADYAGYTRFAHLAPVPLPGGDAAVHRPYRMALSHLRAAGLDWAADLPCTAACPADELRVLATQLDRGLNCVPTSSMGRLFDAVSSLAGVCQRAGYEAQAAVELEAAALAAPAPPGPGYAFALRGPAGRPGGPLTADPAPVLAAVVADVRAAVAQEVVAARFHACVADLVTTLCGLARERHGLTAVALTGGVFANTLLSSACARALSGHGFTVLRHRRVPPNDGGLSLGQLMVAAARATEHHPQQGEAHVPRGTRPSA, from the coding sequence ATGGAGGCCGTGCGACGCCGCCGGGTCACGGTGACCGGGGTGGTGCAGGGCGTCGGCTTCAGGCCGTACGTGTACACCCGCGCCACCGGACTCGGCCTCGCCGGGCACGTCACCAACACCCCCGACGGCGTGGTCGCGGAGGTCGAGGGGGCCGCGGCGGCCGTGTCGGCGTTCTGCGAGCGGCTCGCTGCGGACGCGCCGCCGCTGGCCGTCGTGGACGCCGTCGAGCACTGCGAGGTCCCGGTCGCGGGCGGCGCCGGGTTCACCATCGTCGCCTCCCTGACCGGCGGCCCCGCCCGCACGCTCGTCTCCCCGGACGTGGCCACCTGCGCCGACTGCCTCGCCGAACTGGCGGACCCGGCCGACCGCCGCCACCGCCACCCGTTCATCACCTGCACCCACTGCGGGCCCCGCTTCACCATCGTCACCGGGCTGCCGTACGACCGCGCCCACACCACCATGGCCCGCTTCCCGATGTGCCCCGACTGCGCCCGCGAGTACGCGGACCCGGCCGACCGGCGCTTCCACGCGCAGCCCGTCGCCTGCCCCGACTGCGGCCCCCGGCTGCGCCTGCTCGCCGGACACCCGCCCCGCGCGGTGTCCGCCGCCGACCCGGTCGCCGAGGCCCGTCGCCTGCTGGCCGCCGGTGCGATCCTGGCGGTCAAGGGGCTCGGCGGCTACCACCTCGCCTGCGACGCCACCCACGCCGGAGCCGTGGCCGAGCTGCGCCGCCGCAAGGCGCGGGGAGACAAGCCGTTCGCGCTGATGGCCCGGAGCCCCGGCGACGTCGAACACCTCGTGCGCATCGGCCCCGAGGAGCGCGCCCTGCTCACCGGCGCGGTACGCCCCGTCGTGCTGCTGCGCCGCCGCCCGGCCGCCGCCGACGCGCTGCCCGCGGCCGTCGCCCCGGGCAGTCCCGACCTCGGCGTGATGCTCCCGTACACCCCGGTCCACCACCTCCTGCTCGGCCTGCCCGGCGACCCGCCCGGGCCCCGGCTGCTCGTGATGACCAGTGGCAACCTCTCCGGAGAGCCCATCGTCACCGAGGACGACGAGGCCCTGGAGCGGCTCGCCGGCCTCGCCGACGCCTGGCTCGCGCACGACCGGCCGATCCACGTCCCGTGCGACGACTCGGTGGTGCGGATCTGCGACGGCGAACCGCTGCTCGTCCGCCGCTCCCGCGGCTACGCCCCCCTCCCGGTCGACCTCCCGCTGTCCGTGCCCGCGATCCTCGCCGTCGGCGGAGACCTGAAGAACACCTTCTGCCTGGGCGAGGGCCGCCGGGCCTGGCCCTCCGCGCACATCGGCGACATGGCCGACCTCGCCACCCAGCACGCCTTCGAACGGGCCGAGCTCCAGCTGGAGTCGCTCACCGGCGTCACCCCCGCGCTGCTGGCCGCCGACCGGCACCCCGGCTACCGCTCCGGCCGGTGGGCCCGGCGGGCCGCCGGCGCCCGGCCGCTGGTGGGCGTCCAGCACCACCACGCGCACATCGCCTCCGCGATGGCCGAGCACGGCCTCGACGGCACCGCGCGGGTCATCGGCGTCGCCTTCGACGGCACCGGGTACGGGGACGACGGGGCCGTCTGGGGCGGCGAGTTCCTCCTGGCCGACTACGCCGGGTACACCCGCTTCGCCCACCTCGCCCCCGTCCCCCTGCCGGGCGGCGACGCCGCCGTGCACCGCCCGTACCGGATGGCCCTGTCCCACCTGCGGGCCGCCGGTCTCGACTGGGCGGCCGACCTCCCGTGCACGGCCGCCTGCCCGGCCGACGAACTGCGCGTCCTCGCCACCCAGTTGGACCGCGGCCTCAACTGCGTCCCCACCTCCAGCATGGGCCGCCTCTTCGACGCGGTCTCCTCCCTCGCGGGCGTCTGCCAGCGCGCCGGGTACGAGGCGCAGGCCGCCGTCGAACTGGAGGCGGCCGCCCTCGCGGCTCCCGCGCCGCCCGGACCCGGCTACGCCTTCGCCCTGCGCGGGCCGGCCGGCCGCCCCGGCGGGCCCCTCACCGCCGACCCGGCCCCCGTCCTCGCCGCGGTGGTGGCCGACGTCCGCGCGGCCGTGGCGCAGGAGGTCGTCGCCGCCCGCTTCCACGCCTGCGTCGCCGACCTCGTCACCACCCTCTGCGGCCTCGCCCGCGAGCGCCACGGGCTCACCGCCGTCGCCCTGACCGGCGGGGTCTTCGCCAACACCCTGCTCTCCTCCGCCTGCGCCCGCGCCCTGAGCGGGCACGGCTTCACCGTCCTGCGCCACCGCCGGGTCCCGCCCAACGACGGCGGGCTGTCCCTCGGCCAGCTCATGGTGGCGGCGGCCCGTGCCACGGAACACCACCCACAGCAAGGAGAAGCCCATGTGCCTCGCGGTACCCGGCCGAGTGCTTGA
- a CDS encoding nickel-dependent hydrogenase large subunit, whose amino-acid sequence MAPKTKAAADGSGLVEMAWDPITRIVGSLGIHTKIDFKQKKVAECYSTSSVFRGYSVFMRGKDPRDAHFITSRICGICGDNHATCSVYAQNMAYGVKPPHLAEWIINLGESAEYMFDHNIFQENLVGVDYCEKMVRETNPGVLELAERTAAPHAGEHGFKTIADIMRSLNPIEGEFYREALQVSRYTREMFCLMEGRHVHPSTLYPGGVGTIASVQLFTDYMSRLMRYCEFMKRVVPLHDDLFDFFYEALPGYEEVGRRRVLLGCWGALNDPEYCDFTYANMTDWGRKMFVTPGVVVDGKLVTNDLTEINLGIRILLGSSYYDDWQGQEQFVTHDPLGNPVDPRHPWNQHTIPAPQKRNFDDKYSWVMSPRWFDGKDHLALDTGGGPLARLWSTALSGLVHTDYVQATGHSVVITLPRTMTKPETRFEWKIPKWSNALERNRARTYFQAYAAAIALHCAEKGLAEVRAGRTQTWEKFDVPDEGLGVGFTEAVRGVLSHHMVIRDGKIANYHPYPPTPWNASTRDTFGTPGPYEDAVQNTPIFEENTPENFKGIDIMRAVRSFDPCLPCGVHMYVGPGKTVKQMHVPTGLSGLGG is encoded by the coding sequence ATGGCACCGAAGACGAAGGCGGCCGCTGACGGCAGCGGTCTGGTGGAGATGGCCTGGGATCCGATCACCCGGATCGTGGGCAGCCTCGGCATCCACACGAAGATCGACTTCAAGCAGAAGAAGGTCGCCGAGTGCTACAGCACCTCGTCGGTCTTCCGCGGCTACAGCGTCTTCATGCGCGGAAAGGACCCCCGCGACGCGCACTTCATCACCAGCCGCATCTGCGGGATCTGCGGCGACAACCACGCCACCTGTTCCGTCTACGCCCAGAACATGGCGTACGGCGTGAAGCCGCCCCACCTCGCCGAGTGGATCATCAACCTCGGCGAGTCGGCGGAGTACATGTTCGACCACAACATCTTCCAGGAGAACCTGGTCGGGGTCGACTACTGCGAGAAGATGGTCCGCGAGACCAACCCGGGCGTCCTGGAACTCGCCGAGCGCACCGCGGCCCCGCACGCCGGCGAGCACGGCTTCAAGACCATCGCCGACATCATGCGCTCGCTCAACCCCATCGAGGGCGAGTTCTACCGCGAGGCCCTCCAGGTCAGCCGCTACACGCGCGAGATGTTCTGCCTGATGGAGGGCCGCCACGTGCACCCCTCCACCCTCTACCCGGGCGGCGTCGGCACCATCGCCTCCGTGCAGCTCTTCACCGACTACATGAGCCGCCTCATGCGGTACTGCGAGTTCATGAAGCGCGTCGTCCCGCTCCACGACGACCTCTTCGACTTCTTCTACGAGGCCCTGCCCGGGTACGAGGAGGTCGGCCGGCGCCGCGTGCTGCTCGGCTGCTGGGGTGCGCTCAACGACCCCGAGTACTGCGACTTCACGTACGCCAACATGACCGACTGGGGACGGAAGATGTTCGTCACCCCGGGCGTGGTGGTGGACGGCAAGCTGGTCACCAACGACCTCACCGAGATCAACCTCGGCATCCGCATCCTGCTGGGCAGCTCGTACTACGACGACTGGCAGGGACAGGAGCAGTTCGTCACGCACGACCCGCTCGGCAACCCCGTCGACCCGCGCCACCCGTGGAACCAGCACACCATCCCCGCCCCGCAGAAGCGGAACTTCGACGACAAGTACAGCTGGGTGATGTCGCCGCGCTGGTTCGACGGCAAGGACCACCTCGCGCTCGACACCGGCGGCGGCCCCCTGGCCCGGCTGTGGTCCACCGCGCTGTCCGGGCTGGTGCACACCGACTACGTCCAGGCCACGGGCCACAGCGTCGTCATCACCCTGCCGCGCACCATGACCAAGCCCGAGACCCGCTTCGAGTGGAAGATCCCGAAGTGGAGCAACGCCCTGGAGCGCAACCGCGCCCGCACCTACTTCCAGGCGTACGCCGCCGCCATCGCGCTGCACTGCGCCGAGAAGGGCCTCGCAGAGGTCCGCGCCGGACGCACCCAGACCTGGGAGAAGTTCGATGTCCCCGACGAGGGCCTGGGGGTCGGTTTCACCGAGGCGGTGCGCGGCGTCCTCTCGCACCACATGGTGATCCGCGACGGCAAGATCGCCAACTACCACCCCTACCCGCCCACCCCGTGGAACGCGAGCACCCGCGACACCTTCGGCACCCCCGGCCCCTACGAGGACGCGGTGCAGAACACCCCGATCTTCGAGGAGAACACCCCGGAGAACTTCAAGGGCATCGACATCATGCGCGCCGTGCGCAGCTTCGACCCCTGTCTGCCCTGCGGCGTCCACATGTACGTCGGCCCGGGCAAGACGGTCAAGCAGATGCACGTCCCCACCGGCCTGAGCGGACTGGGCGGATGA
- the hypD gene encoding hydrogenase formation protein HypD: protein MRYIDEFQDPELARRLLDDIHATVTRPWALMEVCGGQTHTIIRHGIDQLLPERVELIHGPGCPVCVTPLEVIDKALEIASRPNVIFCSFGDMLRVPGTGRDLFQVRSEGGDVRVVYSPLDALRIARQNPARQVVFFGIGFETTAPPNAMTVYQAKKLGIANFSLLVSHVRVPPAIEAIMRSPSCRVQGFLAAGHVCSVMGTGEYPGLAERHRVPIVVTGFEPLDILEGVRRAVHQLERGEHTVDNAYARAVRPEGNPAALAMLEDVFEVTDRAWRGIGIIPDSGWRLSARYREFDAEHRFSVTGIQTREPAECRSGEVLQGLLKPHECEAFGTLCTPRNPLGATMVSSEGACAAYYLYRRLELTPAPQAGTAAPLEASPVV from the coding sequence GTGAGGTACATCGACGAGTTCCAGGACCCCGAGCTCGCCCGCCGGCTGCTCGACGACATCCACGCGACGGTCACCCGGCCCTGGGCCCTGATGGAGGTCTGCGGCGGCCAGACCCACACCATCATCCGGCACGGCATCGACCAGCTCCTCCCCGAGCGGGTCGAGCTGATCCACGGCCCCGGCTGCCCGGTGTGCGTCACCCCGCTGGAGGTCATCGACAAGGCGCTGGAGATCGCCTCCCGGCCGAACGTGATCTTCTGCTCCTTCGGCGACATGCTGCGCGTCCCCGGCACCGGCCGCGACCTGTTCCAGGTGCGCAGCGAGGGCGGCGACGTACGGGTCGTCTACTCGCCGCTCGACGCCCTGCGGATCGCCCGGCAGAACCCGGCGCGCCAGGTGGTGTTCTTCGGCATCGGCTTCGAGACCACCGCCCCGCCCAACGCCATGACGGTGTACCAGGCGAAGAAGCTGGGCATCGCCAACTTCAGCCTGCTGGTCTCGCACGTCCGGGTCCCGCCCGCGATCGAGGCCATCATGCGGTCGCCGAGCTGCCGGGTCCAGGGCTTCCTCGCCGCCGGACACGTGTGCAGTGTGATGGGTACGGGGGAGTACCCCGGCCTCGCGGAACGCCACCGCGTCCCGATCGTGGTGACCGGCTTCGAGCCGCTGGACATCCTGGAGGGCGTACGGCGGGCCGTGCACCAGCTGGAGCGCGGCGAGCACACCGTCGACAACGCCTACGCGCGGGCCGTCCGTCCCGAGGGCAACCCGGCCGCCCTCGCCATGCTGGAAGACGTCTTCGAGGTCACCGACCGGGCCTGGCGGGGCATCGGGATCATCCCGGACAGCGGGTGGCGGCTCTCCGCCCGCTACCGGGAGTTCGACGCCGAGCACCGCTTCTCGGTGACCGGCATCCAGACCCGCGAGCCCGCCGAGTGCCGCAGCGGCGAAGTGCTGCAAGGGCTCCTCAAACCGCACGAGTGCGAGGCCTTCGGCACCCTGTGCACCCCGCGCAACCCGCTCGGCGCCACCATGGTCTCCAGCGAGGGCGCCTGCGCCGCGTACTACCTGTACCGCCGCCTGGAACTCACCCCGGCCCCGCAGGCCGGCACCGCCGCACCGCTGGAGGCGAGCCCCGTTGTCTGA
- a CDS encoding DUF6893 family small protein: MKKTQALVGSATAAALVAVLLQVLPDVRRYLRMRRM; the protein is encoded by the coding sequence ATGAAGAAGACCCAGGCCCTCGTCGGCAGTGCGACGGCCGCCGCGCTCGTCGCCGTCCTGCTGCAGGTCCTTCCCGACGTCCGGCGCTACCTGCGCATGCGCAGGATGTGA
- a CDS encoding DUF5947 family protein, with protein MRTDAARGLRRFTGPRPARPETCELCGVVVPEEGHRHLVEPDRRALVCACTACALLFDRPGTATGRYRAVPTRYLKDPGHPLDDGAWERLQIPVGVAFFFRNAALDRLVALYPSPAGATESELDPETWQSVLGSGRLAALLKPDVEALLLHRSEGDTTCHLVPIDVCYELVGRMRLLWQGFDGGAEARAALRTFFDEVERRAKVPAGTGRAPEHAATATRTEGDRRP; from the coding sequence GTGCGTACGGACGCCGCGCGCGGGCTGCGCCGTTTCACCGGCCCGCGCCCCGCCCGCCCCGAGACCTGCGAACTGTGCGGGGTCGTGGTCCCCGAAGAGGGCCACCGCCACCTGGTCGAGCCGGACCGGCGCGCGCTGGTGTGCGCCTGCACCGCCTGCGCCCTGCTCTTCGACCGGCCGGGCACCGCCACCGGGCGCTACCGCGCCGTCCCGACCCGCTACCTCAAGGACCCCGGGCACCCGCTCGACGACGGTGCCTGGGAGCGGCTCCAGATCCCGGTGGGCGTGGCCTTCTTCTTCCGCAACGCCGCCCTCGACCGGCTGGTGGCGCTCTACCCCAGCCCGGCCGGCGCCACCGAGAGCGAGCTCGATCCGGAGACCTGGCAGAGCGTGCTGGGCTCCGGCCGGCTCGCCGCGCTGCTCAAACCCGACGTGGAGGCGCTGCTCCTGCACCGCTCCGAAGGGGACACCACCTGCCACCTGGTGCCGATCGACGTGTGCTACGAGCTGGTGGGGCGCATGCGGCTGCTGTGGCAGGGCTTCGACGGCGGGGCCGAGGCGCGGGCCGCGCTGCGGACCTTCTTCGACGAGGTCGAACGACGGGCCAAGGTCCCGGCCGGGACCGGTCGGGCTCCGGAGCACGCCGCGACGGCGACGCGGACCGAGGGGGACCGGCGCCCATGA
- the hypE gene encoding hydrogenase expression/formation protein HypE: MSDTALDVTGWTCPAPLRDRPRVVMGHGGGGALSAELVEHLFAPAFGGEVLAGLGDSAAVTLGGARLAFSTDSYVVRPLFFPGGSIGDLAVNGTVNDLAMSGARAAYLSCGFILEEGVEMSVVARVAEALGAAARAAGVEVATGDTKVVEAGHGDGVYINTSGIGLIPEGVDLRAQRVVPGDVVIVSGEIGLHGVAIMSVREGLEFGVDVESDCAALGGLVQAMLAVTPDLHVLRDPTRGGLAASLNEIAAASGTGVVIQEGRVPVPEAVANACAILGLDPLYVANEGKLVAFVPREHADAVLDAMRAHPLGRRARVIGEAVDAHPGLVVARTGLGGTRVVDLPIGEQLPRIC; this comes from the coding sequence TTGTCTGACACCGCACTGGACGTGACCGGCTGGACCTGCCCGGCCCCGCTGCGCGACCGGCCCCGCGTGGTGATGGGCCACGGGGGCGGCGGCGCCCTCTCCGCGGAGCTGGTCGAGCACCTCTTCGCCCCGGCCTTCGGCGGCGAGGTGCTGGCCGGTCTGGGCGACTCGGCGGCCGTCACGCTGGGAGGCGCGCGGCTGGCCTTCTCCACCGACTCCTACGTCGTGCGGCCGCTGTTCTTCCCCGGCGGCAGCATCGGCGACCTCGCGGTCAACGGGACCGTCAACGACCTGGCCATGAGCGGCGCCCGGGCCGCCTACCTGTCCTGCGGGTTCATCCTGGAGGAGGGGGTGGAGATGTCCGTGGTGGCCCGGGTGGCCGAAGCGCTCGGCGCGGCGGCCCGCGCGGCGGGCGTCGAGGTCGCGACGGGTGACACCAAGGTGGTCGAGGCGGGCCACGGCGACGGCGTCTACATCAACACCTCGGGCATCGGGCTCATCCCCGAGGGCGTGGACCTCAGGGCCCAGCGGGTCGTGCCCGGCGACGTGGTCATCGTCAGCGGCGAGATCGGGCTGCACGGCGTGGCGATCATGAGCGTGCGCGAGGGGCTGGAGTTCGGCGTCGACGTGGAGAGCGACTGCGCGGCGCTCGGCGGGCTCGTCCAGGCGATGCTCGCGGTCACCCCCGACCTGCACGTGCTGCGCGATCCCACGCGCGGCGGCCTGGCCGCCTCCCTCAACGAGATCGCGGCCGCCTCGGGCACCGGCGTCGTCATCCAGGAGGGCCGGGTACCGGTTCCCGAGGCCGTCGCGAACGCCTGCGCCATCCTCGGCCTGGATCCGCTCTACGTGGCCAACGAGGGCAAGCTGGTCGCCTTCGTCCCCCGGGAGCACGCCGACGCCGTGCTCGACGCGATGCGCGCCCACCCGCTCGGCCGTCGCGCCCGGGTGATCGGCGAGGCCGTGGACGCCCACCCGGGGCTCGTCGTGGCCCGGACCGGCCTCGGCGGCACCCGGGTGGTGGACCTGCCGATCGGAGAGCAGCTGCCCCGCATCTGCTGA
- a CDS encoding HypC/HybG/HupF family hydrogenase formation chaperone, whose product MCLAVPGRVLDIGERDGTRMATVAFGGVQKEVCLEYLPDLQVGEYAIVHVGFALQRLDEESARQTLELFAQLGMLQEEFGDPWEQAAQAGGGEWPFADAPDAAPDAAPDGAADGVRGHDAVPAVGAAREEGGR is encoded by the coding sequence ATGTGCCTCGCGGTACCCGGCCGAGTGCTTGACATCGGGGAGCGGGACGGAACCCGGATGGCCACCGTCGCCTTCGGAGGCGTGCAGAAGGAGGTGTGCCTGGAGTACCTGCCGGACCTCCAGGTCGGGGAGTACGCCATCGTCCACGTGGGCTTCGCGCTCCAGCGGCTGGACGAGGAATCGGCCCGGCAGACGCTCGAACTCTTCGCGCAACTGGGCATGCTCCAGGAGGAGTTCGGAGATCCGTGGGAGCAGGCCGCACAGGCCGGCGGCGGCGAGTGGCCCTTCGCGGACGCTCCGGACGCCGCTCCGGACGCCGCTCCGGACGGGGCGGCGGACGGCGTGCGGGGCCACGACGCGGTCCCGGCCGTCGGCGCGGCGCGGGAGGAGGGCGGCCGGTGA
- a CDS encoding hydrogenase maturation nickel metallochaperone HypA has protein sequence MHEMSIAMAVVGQVEEAAGAAGATAVTTVRVQVGELAGVVPDALAFCFELACAGTVLEGAELIADTVVARARCGSCTTEWPVGMPPELCCPGCGSAADVDLLSGRELQIAAVHWEDGTAPDTSTREPIPEEA, from the coding sequence ATGCACGAGATGTCGATCGCCATGGCCGTCGTGGGCCAGGTGGAAGAAGCGGCCGGGGCCGCCGGCGCGACCGCCGTCACGACCGTGCGCGTCCAGGTGGGCGAACTGGCCGGCGTGGTCCCCGACGCGCTCGCCTTCTGCTTCGAACTGGCCTGCGCCGGCACGGTCCTCGAAGGCGCCGAACTGATCGCCGATACCGTCGTCGCCCGCGCCCGCTGCGGCTCCTGCACGACCGAATGGCCCGTCGGCATGCCCCCCGAACTGTGCTGCCCGGGGTGCGGCAGCGCCGCCGACGTCGACCTGCTCTCGGGCCGGGAGCTGCAGATCGCCGCCGTGCACTGGGAAGACGGCACGGCCCCCGACACGTCCACCCGCGAACCCATCCCCGAGGAGGCCTGA